A window of Methanoregula sp. genomic DNA:
ATTGAGAAACGTTTTTCGACGTAACAAATTCTACAAACTGATTTGGTGTTAGGTGTCTGATTGTATCTTCATATTTTTCATGCCTTTTTTTAAGAGCAGGAAAGTAAAAATAATTCATTTCAGACCCTACATTGTTGTCTATCTCAGTGTTATTGTAGTTAAAACCAGTGGGAAAAATAAAATTAGACTTAAATTGATTCAAGTAACATTTAAGGATTAGATCTAATGCACCACATCTATTATTATCATTTACATTTCTTTTCTTTAATTCAGATTCTACATTCTCCCATACAAATCTTATACCTCTTCCCAGTATGGCATCAATAAATTCGTCATTGATGAGGTCTGGCACTTTATACGATTCATTCACCATTTTAACCCAAGAGTTTGCGAAGTCTCGTTCATTTTTTTTATCTTTTCCAATTATTGCTATAGTTTTTTTATTCAACAATTCGTTAACAGTGCTCTGGACTTCGCGATCAAAATATCTATTGTATGGGAAATTTTTTTTTAATTCATTTAATTCAATTCCAGACATTTTATTCTGGAAATACCTGGAAAGATTCATTTTACATGAAATAATCCCCAAAAAATTTGAGTCAGCATACCGTTTAAATAAAGTTAATGTCTCGGGTGATTGGACAAATGACGTTATTGAGACACAGATTTTATCTGTAGGGCGTTTATAAATACATAATAACCGAAAACAATACTCTATCTCATCGAGAAAATCGATATTAAGCATTGCAGAATTTAAACCAAAGTATCGATATTGAACTTCAGAATCACAAAAAGGCATGTAAAAACCTTTACAATTTTCGGGATACGTTATTTTGTCTATTTCATCAATTTTGTTAGATATAAGTTCATTATTAACAACCGGAGTTTTACTATTTATTGATCTCTGTTGAGCGATCAAGTTATGCCAGTTATCACGATATAACTTAATTTGATCTGAATCTAATTTTCTAGCAAAACCGCCATGAATTTGAGTTTTATTATGACATTCAAGACAAAGAACTGCAAGATTTTTTATTTCATGATTATCTGGATTTTCATCTATATGATGAATTTGAACTGGTTTGCTTTTATCCCTACAAACACAACATGTTCTATCTGATTTAAACAAGATTTCTGCAGAACTATTTTGAGGAATTTGAGTTCTCGATTTTTTTATCATTCAAATAAATATTCAAGAGTTATTAATAGAATATATTTTTGGTTTTCATTTTTTTTAATGTTTGATTTTTTTAGGTAACCAACCATCCGAATTTTCTATTGTTTGAGTTGTATCGGGTATTACCGTTTATTCACTTATCAGTCCTGGCCATATATTGTTTCAATATTTTTGCGAACATGTTCGGTCATTAGATAAACAAATTAATTATTTGCCTTTTAAAAATACAAAATCTAAAATAGACAATTATAATAAATGTTATATCAAAAATAAATATATGGCGGATAAGGATCTCGAAAACATCGATTATTGGGATGACGATAACATTAAAAAAACAGAGACTTTTTTTAAAAAAGCTCAGGATTATTCCACAGTTCTTCTAATCATTTTGGCGGCAATTTTTGGAATAATCAGTATTTTCACTTTAGGATTCAAAATAATCGGTGTTTTAATTTTTTCAAAAGCGATTTCCACTATTTACAGTGATGTTGTCTTGGGAATTTTAGCCATTTATTATGCTGCTTGGTTTTGGGGTGTGAAACGAGATATCGAATCACAAAAAAATACATTCGTTATGCCCCCAAATTCAGGAAAAATTCCAATTCTTGGTTTTTCAATCTGTTTGGTTCTGATAATTATTTTCGGGTTTGCTTTGTTTTATCATAGGGATTATCAAATATTATTATCTGCCTTAACGGTTTTCTTGATTTTAAATTATGTTGGATGGAGATATTTAAAAAAACTATACCATAATTCGATTTGCGAGAGTTTTCAAAAATATAAAAATGATAATGATTTCATAAATTATGAAAAATTAAAAATTTCTTCGAGCTGGTTATATGGTAAGTGGCAAAATAAAAGATTTCAAACTGCTGCTGGGAGTATTCTTTTCATTTTCTTCTATTCAATTTTTTTTAATAACAATATTTCCCAAATTGCTCAGATAGATTCACCAAATGTTATGCCGGTAGTTTTGCTCGGCGGTTACGTTGTAGGAATCGAATTTTGGATCTGGTGGCATAGAGGCGTACGAGACAATCTATTGAATCAATTGTCTCAGTTTGAAAAAAAGTATAATTTTTCAAAAAAGTTTTAACCAGAGTCCTCTTAATTTACGAATCTGATAGAAATTTATACTAAAAGATTTGAGATTACATTTTGATTTTTCGATTTTCGGATCAATGAATCCCGCTTTCATAATCCCTCACAACCAACCTCGTTCTCAATTCATCTCATCCCGCCCTTCCCTCAGCTACACTCCGGGGTCTGCAACGCTCCGCTGTGCACCATTACCCAAGTTCTGGAAAGGGCGGAAGCCTAATGATTCCCAAATCTCCGGAGAAAATCATTCCCCTTTCCCCTCAATAATCGCAAGAACTTTCTTCCCAGTCTCTGTGATTCGGTAATAACGTCCCATCCGCTCATTCGGGGTCAGGCACTCAACGAGTCCCTTTTCGGTAAGTTCAATCATGACTCTGCTGATAGTTGAACGGTCGTTATCTAGCTGTTTGGCAAGATCCGTTGGTGAGCTGGGTTTGGTAAGGGCTTTGAGTACCTGTCTTCTGGTCCGTCCTCTCCCGACAAAACTCACCAAGTCAAACATCTGAAGAAAAATGGGGAAATTAATGTGATGAATTTACGTAGTAAATGCACATTTCATACGTAGCAAATTTTATCCCCTCCCCCGCCCAATACTCACTCCGGTGCCTGGTGAAAAAAATCGAATAAAAGTGGATGTGAAAAATCCCGGAGTGGCCACCCCCGGCTTTAAACTCTTGTTCCGATGTGGAACAACGTCGCTCAAAAAGGGACTTCACCAGACACCGCATCGGGGAGATTCATTCGTCGGGATCTCCCCCATTTTTAATGGCAGGAATCAAGAATGGATTTACAAAAAATTAATTCCCCGCACATCCGAATATCACCTGTGAGGTTGTTACCGGTTCTCTCAATATTCTTATTCGTCCTCGTCACGTCCGGGTGTGTCACAAATAATCCCGCGACAGCAGGACTAGACCGTGTGCAAGCCGCAGACCGCACGAATGCCAGCCAGGAATATTTCGATCGGATGGTTGTGGCAGATCCCGGAAATGCAACGGCCTGGTGTATCCGCGGCATGTATTACAACAATGCGTTCAGCCAGTACGAAACAGCACTTGAAAGTTATAACCGTGGCCTGGAACTGGACTCCCGGAATGGGATCTGCTGGTATGGAAAAGGAACTACGCTCCGGAATATGAAACAGTTCAATGAATCAGCGATCAGCTTTGAGAATGCAAAGAAGATCGATCCAACACTGGTATAGCACAGCAGGGCCTGGATGGGGAGTCCCTGCTATCCTGAAAAATTGATTGCCCGTTATTTTACCATAACATTCAGGTAGAATACTTCGGTAACTCCCGAGAGAATGGCGGGGTGTCTGGTTGCGGAGTTTCTTAAAAAAATTTCGAACGCGAGCTGGAGAGTTAATCAAATTTTTTTTGTCCAGCAGACCCTGAACACAATCATTGAGGAGTGCAGTTATAATTCCCCCGCTCGCAGCCGGGAAGACTATGGGATCCGATTTCG
This region includes:
- a CDS encoding HNH endonuclease signature motif containing protein, giving the protein MIKKSRTQIPQNSSAEILFKSDRTCCVCRDKSKPVQIHHIDENPDNHEIKNLAVLCLECHNKTQIHGGFARKLDSDQIKLYRDNWHNLIAQQRSINSKTPVVNNELISNKIDEIDKITYPENCKGFYMPFCDSEVQYRYFGLNSAMLNIDFLDEIEYCFRLLCIYKRPTDKICVSITSFVQSPETLTLFKRYADSNFLGIISCKMNLSRYFQNKMSGIELNELKKNFPYNRYFDREVQSTVNELLNKKTIAIIGKDKKNERDFANSWVKMVNESYKVPDLINDEFIDAILGRGIRFVWENVESELKKRNVNDNNRCGALDLILKCYLNQFKSNFIFPTGFNYNNTEIDNNVGSEMNYFYFPALKKRHEKYEDTIRHLTPNQFVEFVTSKNVSQLMMCDGCGSLKLNRFNDLLKKYNKKVMLDAKYLG
- a CDS encoding winged helix-turn-helix domain-containing protein, which gives rise to MFDLVSFVGRGRTRRQVLKALTKPSSPTDLAKQLDNDRSTISRVMIELTEKGLVECLTPNERMGRYYRITETGKKVLAIIEGKGE